A genomic window from bacterium includes:
- a CDS encoding CPBP family intramembrane glutamic endopeptidase, with protein MLELDFFLPFLVALCGSAALALRPPATLASLAITLAAGVVGGITPLPRGSEERGGGRLPWTWTTLIGVAAFVAARVLQHPMAPRIAPLFVAATAAAGAAEELLFRRLLYGALAVYGAATAVGGSAVVFAAVHVPAYGVAAFPIDLAAGLLFGWQRWASGTWTASSVTHAAANVLQTAW; from the coding sequence TTGCTTGAGTTGGACTTCTTCCTACCTTTCCTGGTTGCGCTCTGCGGAAGCGCCGCGCTTGCGCTGCGTCCTCCGGCCACGCTCGCGTCGCTCGCGATCACTCTCGCCGCCGGCGTGGTCGGGGGCATCACGCCGCTGCCGCGCGGTTCTGAGGAACGCGGCGGCGGCCGGCTCCCCTGGACATGGACCACCCTGATCGGGGTCGCCGCGTTCGTCGCCGCACGCGTGCTGCAGCACCCGATGGCGCCGCGGATCGCGCCGCTCTTCGTCGCCGCGACGGCGGCCGCGGGCGCCGCCGAAGAACTGCTCTTCCGGCGCCTGCTGTACGGCGCGCTCGCGGTCTATGGCGCCGCCACGGCCGTGGGCGGCTCGGCCGTCGTGTTTGCCGCGGTCCACGTCCCGGCGTACGGGGTCGCGGCGTTTCCGATTGATCTGGCCGCGGGACTGCTCTTCGGATGGCAGCGGTGGGCCTCGGGGACCTGGACGGCGTCCTCGGTGACCCACGCCGCGGCCAACGTGCTGCAGACGGCATGGTGA